One window of the Panulirus ornatus isolate Po-2019 chromosome 47, ASM3632096v1, whole genome shotgun sequence genome contains the following:
- the LOC139763436 gene encoding uncharacterized protein, producing MSLISGDNTVQSLTSVKVSILPHIPSDINVDLSYWRKQLEIAKIDAQAQVAQLQVQRKKTEQARLAFERERLRLNASPLGPVSSQLGNLHVPKFSKLDVGRRSNGYDDRGRTNGNVIPPESATLPVTRKSQGKYSQEVKFCSHCGKAGHQVRDCWARAKESRDFIKSRSVSLFSALGPLNKVGKAVPALRKVRGCESVNQVVKDPSCGNYNAFLSEGCVSRCGVRRKETVSRDSGSLQSLMLDGLVPREEFGDRVLPDGLSGPKEAPLVDVRVGTDLFTDHALVGIVDKLPVLDVDVVLGSDLAGGKMNPVPVLPTGPVESTEAGQHEEEVPEIVYNHVGARPMTAGTAGRVPEDIAVKTEEVKTSERKLCDTLPGSVASVETADLKTLHESAASEKKLCDTLSASVASVETVDLKTLRASEASEEKLRDTLTPGVDSAETADLKTLHESEASEKPCDTLSPGVDSVKSEEVKSLPTSESSERELCETLSPGVDSVETEDLSRSHSREKILLEDKISEKMCDTSCAGYESVPEAADETEDLSRTHSREKTLHEDEIGEEKLCDTSHADFESERDSVSETVDLSRAHSREKTLHEDEMREEMCDTSRADSESVQESVDETEDLSRTHSRETQERRTIWPDKRSRLRRFEAGDEVLLLLQQPGQPLVVRFQGSYTIIWSVGDSNYLVSIPDRRRSQSLCHINVPKPCFSREPLPLEPTVPVCIIFRPAVAACEEADDLATSVSETWDPGGGVRKLNSDMVGYCRMSL from the coding sequence atgtcgttgatcagtggtgacaataccgttcaatcattaacgtcggtcaaagtctcgatccttccccatatccctagtgatattaatgttgatctcagttattggcgaaagcagctagagatagctaagatcgaTGCACAAGCACAAGtggcacagttacaagtgcagaggaagaagactgaacaagctaggttagctttcgaacgtgaaagacttagactaAACGCTTCACCAttaggaccagtgtcgtctcagttgggtaacttacatgtaccgaagttcagtaaacttgacgtgGGCAGACGTTCAAATGGCTACGAcgacagagggaggaccaatggtaatgtaatcccacctgaatctgctaccttgccggtaactcgtaaaagtcaggggaaatactcacaggaagtaaagttttgttctcattgtggcaaggctgggcaccaggtgagggattgctgggctcgagcgaaggaatccagagactttatCAAAAGTAGGtcggtaagtctcttctcagctttaggtccacttaataaagtaggtaaggctgtccctgctcttaggaaagtgaggggttgcgagagtgttaatcaagtagttaaggatccgtcctgtgggaactacaatgcgttcctgtctgagggttgtgtcagtagatgtggtgtacgacgaaaagaaaccgtatcacgggattctggttcgctgcagtccctgatgttggatggcttggtgccgcgagaagagtttggagaccgcgtGTTgccagatggactgtcgggtcccaaggaagctccactagttgatgtgagaGTAGGAACAGATCTCTTTACGGACCATGCccttgtagggattgtagataagttacctgtcttagacgtggacgttgtgttaggcagtgacctagcgggtgggaagatgaacccagtgccggtgttgcctacgggcccggtggagtccacggaggcagggcagcatgaggaagaggtaccagagatagtctacAACCACGTTGGTGCCAggcctatgacagctggcacggcaggccgtgtgcctgaggacatagccgttaagacggaggaagtgaagaccagcgagaggaagctgtgtgataccctccccGGTAgcgtagcctccgttgagacggcggacttgaagactcttcatgagagtgcgGCCAGCGagaagaagctgtgtgatactctCTCCGCtagtgtagcctccgttgagacagtggattTAAAGACTCTGCGtgcgagtgaggccagcgaggagAAGCTGCGTGAtaccctcacccctggtgtagaTTCCgctgagacggcggacttaaagactctgcatgagagtgaggccagcgagaagccgtgtgataccctctcccctggggtagactccgttaagtcggaggaagtgaagtctctccctacgagtgagtctagtgagagggagctgtgtgagaccctctcccctggtgtggactccgttgagactgaggatttgtctcgctcccattcaagagagaagattctCCTTGAGGACAAAATTAGTGAGAAGATGTGTGATACTTCTTGTGCTGGTTACGAGTCCGTACCAGAAGCAGCagatgagactgaggatttgtctcgcacccattcaagagagaagactctccatgaggatgaaattggtgaggagaagctgtgtgatacctcccatGCTGATTTTGAGTCCGAACGAGACTCAGTGAGTGAGACtgtggatttgtctcgcgcccattcaagagagaagactctccatgaggatgagatgagggaggagatgtgtgatacctcccgtGCTGATTCTGAGTCTGTACAAGAATCAGtggatgagactgaggatttgtctcgcacccattcgagagagactcaggaacggaggacaatatggcctgacaaacgatctcgtttgagaagatttgaggcgggcgacgaggtgttacttctactacagcagccaggtcaacccttggttgtccggtttcagggttcctacaccattatctggagtgtaggagactcaaattaccttgtctctatccccgataggcgcagaaGTCAGAGTTTATGCCACATCAACGTGCCTAAGCCATGTTTCAGTCGTGAACCTctccccttggaaccgacggtgccagtctgcatcatcttccgtccagcggtagccgcgtGTGAGGAAGCCGACGACTTAGCTACGAGTgtctcggagacctgggacccgggcggaggtgtGAGAAAACTGAACTCGGATATGGTTGGGTACTGTAGGatgtcattgtaa